One Pyrus communis chromosome 13, drPyrComm1.1, whole genome shotgun sequence genomic window carries:
- the LOC137712492 gene encoding histone deacetylase HDT1-like, with protein sequence MEFWGAEVKSGQSLVVDPGEKLLHLSQACLDDLKKAKGSDSISLFAKVGDLKLVLGFLSAEKSPQLMFDIVFDEKFELSHNWKNGSVHFTGYKSLCIVESDSEEEDAPPIRAPTLVDKGKAKVNGTEVAKKPIKSEQKEASSDDEDESDDEEFVGHPALAEADGSKDFDKSDDDSDSDDDSDDSEEDEETPKKADVGKKRPAESSKTPANDKKPKFVTPEKIGSKKGSVHTATPHPSKQTGKKPATSDQSKQQAPKLGGAFHCQPCNRSFNSDGALQSHTKAKHSAAK encoded by the exons ATGGAGTTTTGGG GTGCTGAGGTAAAAAGTGGTCAGTCTCTTGTTGTCGATCCTGGTGAAAAGCTCCTGCATCTTTCGCAG GCTTGTCTGGATGACCTTAAGAAAGCGAAGGGAAGCGATTCTATTTCACTCTTCGCGAAAGTTGGCGATCTGAAGCTTGTTCTTGGGTTTCTTTCTGCTGAGAAATCCCCTCAGTTAATGTTTGATATTGTGTTTGATGAGAAATTTGAGCTATCCCATAACTGGAAAAATGGGAGCGTCCACTTCACTGGATATAAGTCTTTGTG TATTGTGGAGTCTG ATTCTGAAGAGGAGGATGCACCACCTATTAGGGCACCTACTCTGGTTGATAAGG GAAAAGCAAAGGTTAATGGTACTGAGGTAGCTAAGAAACCTATTAAATCTGAGCAAAAGGAAGCTAGTAGCGATGATGAAGATGAATCTGATGATGAAGAGTTTGTTGGTCATCCG GCCTTGGCTGAGGCAGATGGCAGTAAAGATTTTGACAAAAGCGATGATGATTCTGACAGTGACGATGACAGTGATGACAGTGAAGAGGATGAAGAGACTCCGAAGAAG GCTGATGTTGGCAAGAAGCGACCTGCTGAATCTTCTAAAACACCTGCTAATGACAAGAAGCCAAAGTTTGTTACTCCTGAAAAGATTG GTAGCAAGAAAGGCAGCGTCCACACAGCAACTCCACACCCTTCAAAGCAGACTGGGAAAAAACCAGCTACGTCCGACCAGTCAAAGCAGCAGGCTCCTAAATTAGGCGGTGCATTCCATTGCCAACCCTGCAACAg GTCGTTTAACTCGGATGGTGCATTGCAAAGCCATACAAAGGCAAAGCACAGTGCTGCAAAGTGA
- the LOC137713324 gene encoding protein CDI-like has protein sequence MSSSDGKIHPVSSNGNIKEKPFKIFVGYDPREDLAYEVCRHSILKRSSIPVEITPIKQSDLRKDGLYWRERGQFESTEFSFSRFLTPRLANYEGWAMFVDCDFLYLADIKELRDLIDDKYAIMCVQHDYTPKETTKMDGAVQTVYPRKNWSSMVLYNCGHPKNKVLTPEVVNKETGAFLHRFQWLEDNEIGSIPFVWNFLEGHNKVVENDPQTQPKAVHYTRGGPWFEAWKHCEFADLWLNEKEEYVKESTKKTEK, from the coding sequence ATGAGTTCGAGTGATGGGAAGATTCATCCAGTGAGTTCTAATGGCAACATTAAGGAAAAACCCTTTAAGATCTTTGTGGGTTATGATCCGCGTGAAGATCTCGCATACGAGGTCTGTCGCCACTCAATTTTGAAGCGGTCTTCAATCCCTGTAGAGATCACACCAATCAAACAATCAGATCTGCGAAAGGATGGCCTGTACTGGCGTGAACGAGGGCAGTTTGAAAGCACTGAGTTTTCATTTTCTCGGTTCTTGACTCCACGTTTGGCGAATTATGAAGGTTGGGCAATGTTTGTGGATTGTGATTTTCTTTACCTTGCTGACATTAAGGAGCTGCGGGACTTGATTGACGATAAGTACGCTATAATGTGTGTTCAACATGATTATACTCCAAAAGAGACAACAAAAATGGATGGAGCCGTTCAAACTGTGTATCCGAGGAAGAACTGGTCTTCCATGGTATTGTATAACTGTGGGCATCCCAAGAACAAGGTCTTAACACCCGAGGTTGTGAACAAGGAAACGGGTGCTTTTCTTCACAGGTTTCAGTGGCTCGAGGATAATGAAATAGGGTCGATCCCGTTTGTATGGAATTTTCTCGAGGGACATAACAAGGTTGTTGAAAATGATCCTCAAACACAACCCAAGGCTGTACACTACACTCGTGGAGGACCGTGGTTTGAAGCTTGGAAGCATTGCGAGTTTGCAGACCTGTGGTTGAACGAGAAGGAGGAGTATGTGAAGGAATCAACGAAGAAAACAGAGAAATAG
- the LOC137713323 gene encoding gamma-tocopherol methyltransferase, chloroplastic isoform X1 produces MACLSYQTAGLSSSTTTRAVLAPMCHRRNRASTVVVGASSRKRGLRRLNAVAETAAMEAVELKKGIAELYDESSGLWENIWGDHMHHGYYDPDADVSVSIPDHRAAQIRMIDEVLRFAGISEEPPTRIPKNLVDVGCGIGGSSRYLASKYGANAKGITLSPVQAERANALAAAQGLANQASFQVADALDQPFPDGEFDLVWSMESGEHMPDKAKFVNELVRVAAPGATIIIVTWCHRDLGASEKTLKPDEKSLLDRICNSFYLPAWCSTADYLKLLESHSLEDIKAEDWSPYVAPFWPAVIRSALTWKGFTSLLLTGIKTIKGALVMPLMIQGFKKDLIKYSVITCRKPE; encoded by the exons ATGGCATGCTTATCGTACCAGACTGCTGGATTATCATCGTCGACGACTACACGAGCAGTGCTGGCTCCCATGTGCCACCGTCGCAATCGTGCTAGTACAGTTGTGGTCGGAGCGAGCTCCAGGAAAAGAGGATTGAGGAGGCTGAACGCGGTGGCGGAGACGGCGGCGATGGAGGCAGTGGAGCTGAAGAAGGGGATTGCTGAGCTGTACGACGAGTCGTCTGGCTTGTGGGAGAACATCTGGGGCGACCACATGCACCACGGATACTACGACCCAGACGCCGACGTTTCGGTCTCCATTCCCGACCATCGCGCCGCCCAGATTCGCATGATCGACGAGGTCCTGCGATTCGCCGGCATTTCTG AGGAGCCCCCAACTAGAATTCCTAAGAATTTGGTGGACGTGGGATGCGGGATAGGAGGGAGCTCCAGATATCTGGCTAGTAAATACGGGGCCAATGCCAAAGGCATCACCCTCAGCCCTGTGCAGGCTGAAAGGGCCAATGCTCTTGCTGCTGCTCAAGGGTTAGCCAACCAG GCTTCGTTTCAAGTTGCAGATGCTCTGGACCAACCATTTCCTGACGGGGAATTTGATCTGGTATGGTCCATGGAGAGTGGAGAGCACATGCCTGACAAAGCCAAG TTTGTGAACGAGTTGGTTCGAGTTGCTGCACCAGGAGCAACAATAATTATAGTCACATGGTGCCACAGGGATCTTGGTGCTTCTGAAAAAACCCTGAAGCCAGATGAGAAGAGTCTCCTGGACAGGATATGCAATTCATTCTATCTTCCAGCCTGGTGTTCCACTGCTGATTATCTCAAATTACTCGAGTCCCACTCGCTCGAG GACATCAAGGCGGAAGATTGGTCCCCTTATGTTGCCCCGTTTTGGCCTGCAGTTATCCGCTCGGCATTGACATGGAAGGGTTTTACATCGCTGTTACTCACTG ggataaaaacaataaaaggagCATTGGTAATGCCATTGATGATCCAAGGATTCAAGAAGGACCTAATCAAGTATTCGGTGATTACGTGCCGAAAGCCGGAATAA
- the LOC137713323 gene encoding gamma-tocopherol methyltransferase, chloroplastic isoform X2 translates to MCHRRNRASTVVVGASSRKRGLRRLNAVAETAAMEAVELKKGIAELYDESSGLWENIWGDHMHHGYYDPDADVSVSIPDHRAAQIRMIDEVLRFAGISEEPPTRIPKNLVDVGCGIGGSSRYLASKYGANAKGITLSPVQAERANALAAAQGLANQASFQVADALDQPFPDGEFDLVWSMESGEHMPDKAKFVNELVRVAAPGATIIIVTWCHRDLGASEKTLKPDEKSLLDRICNSFYLPAWCSTADYLKLLESHSLEDIKAEDWSPYVAPFWPAVIRSALTWKGFTSLLLTGIKTIKGALVMPLMIQGFKKDLIKYSVITCRKPE, encoded by the exons ATGTGCCACCGTCGCAATCGTGCTAGTACAGTTGTGGTCGGAGCGAGCTCCAGGAAAAGAGGATTGAGGAGGCTGAACGCGGTGGCGGAGACGGCGGCGATGGAGGCAGTGGAGCTGAAGAAGGGGATTGCTGAGCTGTACGACGAGTCGTCTGGCTTGTGGGAGAACATCTGGGGCGACCACATGCACCACGGATACTACGACCCAGACGCCGACGTTTCGGTCTCCATTCCCGACCATCGCGCCGCCCAGATTCGCATGATCGACGAGGTCCTGCGATTCGCCGGCATTTCTG AGGAGCCCCCAACTAGAATTCCTAAGAATTTGGTGGACGTGGGATGCGGGATAGGAGGGAGCTCCAGATATCTGGCTAGTAAATACGGGGCCAATGCCAAAGGCATCACCCTCAGCCCTGTGCAGGCTGAAAGGGCCAATGCTCTTGCTGCTGCTCAAGGGTTAGCCAACCAG GCTTCGTTTCAAGTTGCAGATGCTCTGGACCAACCATTTCCTGACGGGGAATTTGATCTGGTATGGTCCATGGAGAGTGGAGAGCACATGCCTGACAAAGCCAAG TTTGTGAACGAGTTGGTTCGAGTTGCTGCACCAGGAGCAACAATAATTATAGTCACATGGTGCCACAGGGATCTTGGTGCTTCTGAAAAAACCCTGAAGCCAGATGAGAAGAGTCTCCTGGACAGGATATGCAATTCATTCTATCTTCCAGCCTGGTGTTCCACTGCTGATTATCTCAAATTACTCGAGTCCCACTCGCTCGAG GACATCAAGGCGGAAGATTGGTCCCCTTATGTTGCCCCGTTTTGGCCTGCAGTTATCCGCTCGGCATTGACATGGAAGGGTTTTACATCGCTGTTACTCACTG ggataaaaacaataaaaggagCATTGGTAATGCCATTGATGATCCAAGGATTCAAGAAGGACCTAATCAAGTATTCGGTGATTACGTGCCGAAAGCCGGAATAA
- the LOC137713322 gene encoding delta(14)-sterol reductase-like, whose product MDLGHLLHLLIPSWNSVAILASFFAYLAIAGSLLPGKLVPGATLPDGSRLHYRCNGLLSLLLLGGLLGIGAKMDIVSLTAISDRGLELLSTTFLFSVLVTIILYAAGCKSTNRGSSLKPHVTGNLLEDWWFGIQLNPQFMGIDLKFFFVRAGMMGWLFINLSVLARSVQDGTLSQSMILFQLFCALYILDYFVHEEYMTSTWDIIAERLGFMLVFGDLVWIPFTFSIQGWWLLSNKVELGTAAVVANCLTFLIGYLVFRGANKQKHVFKKNPKAPIWGKPARVIGGKLLASGYWGIARHCNYLGDLLLALSFSLPCGKSSPVPYFYPIYLLILLIWRERRDEARCAEKYREIWAEYRRLVPWRILPYVY is encoded by the exons ATGGATCTGGGTCATCTTCTACACCTCCTAATTCCCTCATGGAACTCT GTTGCTATTCTAGCATCGTTCTTCGCTTACTTGGCCATTGCTGGATCTTTACTGCCCGGAAAACTTGTCCCCGGAGCCACCCTACCGGACGGCTCTCGGCTTCATTATCGATGCAATG gTCTGCTATCACTTCTATTGCTGGGTGGGCTTCTTGGGATCGGCGCTAAGATGGATATCGTATCGCTTACT GCAATATCAGATAGAGGACTCGAGCTGTTATCAACAACCTTTCTGTTTAGTGTTCTG GTCACAATCATACTTTACGCTGCGGGCTGCAAGTCAACCAACCGGGGTTCTTCCCTGAAGCCTCATGTCACAGGGAACCTTCTTGAGGACTG GTGGTTTGGAATACAGCTTAATCCTCAGTTTATGGGCATTGACCTCAA ATTTTTCTTTGTTAGAGCCGGAATGATGGGCTGGCTATTTATCAACCTTTCGGTTCTCGCCAGAAGTGTTCAAGATGGTACCTTGAGTCAATCAATGATCCTCTTCCAGTTGTTTTGTGCG ttataCATCTTGGACTACTTTGTTCATGAGGAGTACATGACCTCCAC ATGGGACATAATCGCAGAGAGACTAGGCTTCATGCTGGTATTTGGAGATCTAGTCTGGATTCCGTTCACTTTCAGCATCCAG GGATGGTGGCTTCTGAGCAATAAGGTGGAGTTAGGAACAGCGGCTGTTGTAGCAAATTGCTTGACATTTCTGATTGG GTACCTTGTATTCAGAGGAGCCAACAAGCAAAAGCACGTCTTTAAGAAGAATCCCAAAGCACCCATATGGGGTAAGCCCGCGAGGGTCATTGGGGGAAAGTTGCTTGCTTCTGGTTATTG GGGAATTGCAAGACACTGTAATTACCTCGGGGACTTGTTACTTGCATTGTCTTTCAGCTTGCCTTGCGGGAAAAG TTCCCCAGTTCCATACTTCTATCCAATTTATCTTCTTATTCTGCTCATATGGAGAGAAAGACGAGACGAAGCTCGCTGTGCTGAGAAGTATAGAGAGATCTGGGCCGAATACCGCCGGCTTGTTCCATGGAGAATATTACCTTATGTTTATTAA